The following proteins are co-located in the Ancylothrix sp. D3o genome:
- a CDS encoding peptidylprolyl isomerase: protein MNQFKRWLKTMIAAVLAITLSLGLSAAADKRDYGLPAGNAITDGRALLRYALPLDNKPVRKLQKSIEDISEQLRANRRWSAVKRDVSDAQRIINKPQDLLSSVPDEKKSQAEALIAEINQALTSLQQVAEAKDKEQTWIQRSNLLLLVGDLEGLMVKDFPFQVPEEYNNLPQLLGRATVEIATDKGPITLVVDGYSAPVTAGNFVDLVQRGFYDGLEFIRSEESYALQTGDPTGPDEGFIDPKTGKYRNIPLEILVQGEKEPLYGTIFEDVGLYRAQPVLPFSAYGTVAMARPEPEPNGGSSQFFFFLFEPELTPAGLNLLDGRYAVFGYVVDGKDVLEKIKKGDKITSAKVVRGADNLIQPQNS, encoded by the coding sequence ATGAATCAATTCAAACGCTGGCTAAAAACAATGATCGCAGCCGTACTAGCCATCACTCTGTCGTTAGGACTCAGTGCAGCCGCAGACAAACGAGATTACGGCTTGCCCGCCGGCAATGCTATCACAGACGGCAGGGCTTTGTTACGATATGCCCTCCCCCTCGACAACAAGCCGGTGCGAAAACTACAGAAAAGCATAGAAGATATTTCTGAACAACTGCGGGCCAACCGGCGCTGGAGTGCTGTTAAAAGAGATGTTAGCGATGCTCAAAGAATTATCAATAAGCCTCAAGATTTGCTCTCCAGTGTTCCTGATGAGAAAAAATCCCAAGCAGAAGCACTCATCGCTGAAATCAATCAAGCCTTAACATCTTTACAACAAGTAGCAGAAGCCAAAGATAAAGAGCAAACTTGGATTCAACGCAGCAATTTATTACTATTAGTCGGCGATCTCGAAGGCTTAATGGTGAAAGATTTCCCCTTCCAAGTCCCCGAAGAATATAACAACCTTCCCCAACTTTTAGGCCGGGCTACCGTTGAAATAGCCACCGATAAGGGCCCAATTACTCTGGTGGTTGATGGTTACAGCGCACCCGTAACCGCAGGTAATTTTGTTGATTTAGTTCAGCGCGGTTTTTATGATGGTTTAGAGTTTATTCGTTCGGAAGAGTCTTATGCTTTGCAAACCGGCGACCCCACCGGCCCGGATGAAGGTTTTATTGACCCCAAAACTGGCAAATATCGCAACATTCCTTTAGAAATTTTGGTGCAAGGTGAAAAGGAACCTCTTTATGGCACAATTTTTGAAGATGTTGGTCTTTATCGTGCTCAGCCTGTTTTGCCTTTCTCTGCCTATGGTACCGTCGCAATGGCGCGTCCTGAACCTGAGCCAAATGGCGGTTCTTCTCAGTTTTTCTTTTTCTTGTTTGAGCCAGAGTTAACACCGGCCGGTTTAAATTTACTCGATGGCCGGTATGCCGTTTTTGGTTATGTGGTTGACGGCAAAGATGTCCTCGAAA